Genomic window (Bacillus pumilus):
CATTTATGAAGGGCTCCATTAAACAGCGGTATAAGGTCATGACCATTTCTAATATATGCACAACGCTTTACTACCTATTTATTACATTGATTTGTTTTATGTTTTTCAGCCCAATTGAGCTTAATGTCATACCCAACCCTGTTCTTTATCTATTAAAGACCATTTCATTCGGTGTGATTGAGAGGACAGACTTAATTTTTCTCAGCTTTTGGGTGTTTAACATTCTTGCCACCCTCAGCAATTATCTCTACTTTTGTGCAAATGGCGTATCCAGCATTTTGAAGAAAAAAGAGCATAAAAAGTATGTCTATTATTTTGCCATTTTGATCTATGTCGCTAGCTGTTTTCTTGCAGAAGATAATTTTAGAATTCAGCGCTTTAATGACTTTACGACTTTTTCTCAATATTCAGTTATTTATACACTTCCGATCATTATGGCCATCACCATCTTGATCAAACATCGCAAAGGGAAGGTGAAATCACATGCGTCATAAGTACATACTGACGCTGCTTATGTGTATTTCTCTTATATTCATGCCTGGCTGCTGGGATCAGAATTTGTTAAAAAACATCTCTCTTGTCTTAACTTCAGCTGTCGATCAAGGAGAAGAAGACAATGCGAAATTCTCAATTACCTATAGAAAGGTGCAGCAGTCTCAAAGTATGGAGCAAGGAAATACAGGCAGCTATTCAACCACTGTTCTTACAACTGAAGCACCGACTTTAAGAAAAGCAAGGACCAACTTTAGCCGGATTGTCGACCAAAAAATTGATATATCGAAAATGCGGGTCATGCTGATCGGCGATGAATTTGCTCAAAATCGCCTTCTTCCCTATTTAGATATGTTTTATCGAGATCCCAAAAGTCCTTTACTCGCAAACCTTGCTGTGGTTCAAGGGGGAAGCTGTGTGGAATTGATCAACCAGCTGCTCAAGGAAAAACTTATTGTGAGCGACTATTTAAACAACTTAATCACTACCGCATCACAGTCCTCCCTAGTAGCACCTAAAAACATTCAAAATGTCCGGTCCAAAATGCTGCAAACGGGAGAGGATTTCACACTGCCGTTACTTCACTTCGATCAATCAAAGCAGTTAATTAGTGTAAAAGGTGTAGCCCTATTTGATAATGAAAAAAAGAAAGGCGAACTGTACGGTCAAGATGCGATTCTGCTCACCGTGATGGACGGGAAAATGGGGAGCTATGCAACCTTCACAAAAAAAGTTAGAAGTGACATGAAATCAAAAGAGAGCAATTACATCACCATTCAAGTAACAGACGCAAAGAGAGACATTAAGATTGTCAATCCTGATCACCGAGACTTAACATTCTCTCTCAATTATGAATTCACGACATCTGTGCTCGAGTACCCGAAAGATAACCTAGATACAGATAAGACCATTGAAATCCTCAACAAAAGGCTTTCAGCCATTTTGACAAAAGAAGCCGAAAAAGTCGTTGCCTCGCTGCAAGAAGCAAATTCTGATGTTCTAAGTCTTGGGAGAAAATATCGAGTAAGACATTATGATGAGTATATGAAAATGAACTGGGTAACCGATTATCCAAAGGTGAAAATTATTCCAAAAATCAAAGTGAATATTACACAAACAGGTATTACTAGCTAAGAAAAGGAAGATCACATCTTTCTTTTCTTTTTTTATTTTTTAAAGATTGTCAATTCAGAGCATTCGTGATAATCTATTTATGTAAACGGTTACACATTCATGAAGGGAGGCACACCATTGGCTACAATTAAAGATGTTGCAAAAGCTGCACAAGTGTCTGTTGCCACTGTGTCTCGCGTTCTTAACGATACTGGATATGTCCATGCAGATACGAAAACCCGCGTAACACAAGCGATGCAGGAGCTGAATTACTTTCCCAATGAAGTGGCTAGGTCCCTATTCAAAAGAGAGTCCCGGTTAATCGGTTTGATTTTGCCTGATATCACAAATCCCTTCTTCCCTCAGCTTGCTAGAGGCGTCGAGGATGAAATTCACGCGCATGGTTTTCGTTTATTATTCGGAAACAGTGATGAAGACCGTGAAAAGGAAATGGCATACTTACAAACCTTTAAACAAAATCAAGTGGTCGGTGTCATCGCTGTCACAAACGAACCTGAATCAGATCTATACCATACTGATGATTTACCTGTTGTGTTCTTAGACCGTAGCGTTCCACATGCACCTTCTGTGTTTGCAGATGCTGCTGCTGGCGGAAAAATGGCGGCAATGGAATTAATCAGGCGCGGCAGCCGGCAGATCACACTGCTGAAAGGACCTGCACATCTTCAAACAGCAAGGCAGCGATTCAAGGGTGCTCTTGATGTACTGACCGAAAAAGGTGTCGACTTTCATGTGATGTCTAATGCTTCGTTTTCTTTTCAAGAAGCCCGTAAAAGCGCCAAGGCTCTGTTTCAGCTGTACCCTGAAACAGATGGCATCATTGCCAGCAATGACATCGTTGCAACAGCCGTCATACACGAGGCACTTCGATTCGGAAAAGCGATTCCTGAAGATGTTCAAATTATTGGATTTGATGATATCCCGCAAAGTGAGCTGCTCTTCCCTTCCTTATCTACCATTCGGCAGCCAGCCTATGAGATGGGAAAAGAAGCGGCACAGCTTTTAATGAAAGCGATTCAGAAACAACCTATAGATCAACCAGTTATTCAAATGCCCGTCTCTTTTATTGAACGAGAGACCACAAGAAAGGTGGATTCACAATGAGTCATATTGTCGTAGTAGGAAGCTGTTCAATGGATTTAGTCGTCACATCGGATAAACGGCCAAATGCCGGTGAAACAGTGTTAGGCGAATCATTTAAAACTGTCCCAGGTGGAAAAGGAGCCAATCAAGCAGTCGCAAGTGCCAGACTCGGTGCAGATGTATACATGGTCGGCCGAGTTGGTGATGACGCTTATGGTCAAGATATTGTCAGCAATCTACAAGAGCAAGGGGTTCGCACCTCATATATGAAACCGGTTACCGAAATGGAAAGCGGCACCGCTCATATCATTTTAGCAGAAGGTGATAACAGCATTGTCGTGGTCAAAGGGGCAAATAACGAGGTCACTCCTGACTATGTAAAAGACGCCCTTTCTACAATTGAGGATATTGGGATGGTACTCATTCAGCAGGAAATACCTGAAGAAACGGTCGAAGCGGTCTGCGCCCTTTGCAGCGAAAAAGAAATTCCTTTGATTTTAAATCCTGCGCCTGCCCGCAAAGTACCGCAGCAGGTGTTAGAACAGGCCGCCTACATTACACCAAATGAGCACGAGGCTGTTCTCATGTTTGATGGACGCCCCATTGAAGATGCCTTGCGTCAATACCCTAATAAATTACTCATCACAGAAGGAAAAAGTGGCGTCCGATTTTTTGATGGATTAAAAGAAGTGTTAGTTCCAGGCTTTCCTGTGGAAGCAGTTGATACAACGGGAGCAGGCGATACCTTTAACGGAGCATTGGCTGTTGCCTTAACAGAGGGTAAATCTCTCTATGAAGCGCTTGCCTTTGCCAACCTTGCAGCATCCATGTCTGTCACAAAGTTCGGCGCACAAGGCGGCATGCCAACAAGAGAAGAATTGGAGAAAAAGAAATGAAAAAAAACGGTATCTTAAACAGTCATATCGCCAAGGTACTCGCTGACCTTGGTCATACAGATACAATCGTCATTGCAGACTGCGGTCTCCCTATTCCCGATGGTCCAATTAAAATCGACTTGGCGTTATCAATCGGCACACCATCCTTTCAGGAGGTTACCTCCCTCCTTCTTCAGGAAATGGCAGTTGAACACATGACCGTGGCTAGTGAAATCAAAGAAGCCAATGAACGAGATTATCTATTTCTAAAGAAAGCGTTCTCACAATCAATACATGATGTAGACCATGAGACTTTCAAGGACATGACCAAACAGGCAAAAGCAGTCATTCGAACGGGTGAAGCCACCCCATATGCAAACTGTATTCTGCACGCCGGTGTCATCTTTTAAAAGGAGGAGCCAGATATGAACATTGAGATGCATAATATCCATAAGGCCTTTGGAAAAAACACCGTTCTTTCCGGTGTTTCCTTTGATCTCGCCACTGGCGAGGTCCACGCGCTCATGGGTGAAAATGGAGCGGGAAAATCGACTTTAATGAACCTGCTCACAGGCCTTTATTCATTAGATCAAGGAACGATTCAAATCGACGGAAAAGAAACCGCTTTCAAAAATCCAAAGGAAGCGGAACAAAACGGCATCGCCTTCATTCATCAAGAGCTCAACATATGGCCGGATATGACCGTCTTAGAGAACCTATTCATCGGGAAAGAAATCTACACAAAACTTGGCCTGCTAGACACAAAGAAAATGAAGAAACTCGCTCAAACGCAGCTGGACCGATTATCTGTGAACCTCTCGCTCGATCAAGAGGCAGGAAGCTGCTCTGTTGGACAAAAACAGATGATTGAGATTGCAAAGGCCTTAATGACCGATGCGAAGGTCATCATCATGGATGAACCAACAGCCGCTCTCACCGACCGTGAGATTGAAAAGCTCTTTCAGGTCATTGAATCTCTCAAAAAAGAAGACGTGTCCATCGTCTATATTTCTCACCGGATGGAAGAAATCTTTGCAATCTGCGACCGGATTACGATCATGCGTGATGGGAAAACGGTCGATACGAAAGCCATCCCTGAAACGAATTTCCATGAAGTCGTCAAGAAAATGGTCGGTCGTGAATTAACAGATCGATATCCTGAAAGAACGCCTTCTCCAGGAGATATTGTCCTTGAGGTCAAGCAAGCGGCAAGAAAAGGACAATTTCAAGATGTCAGTTTCTCCGTTAAAGCTGGAGAGATTGTCGGTGTTGCAGGCTTAATGGGCGCTGGCAGAACCGAAATGATGCGGGCGCTGTTTGGTCTTGACCCTCTTGATCAAGGTGAAATCTGGGTCCATGGGAAAAAGGCTGTCATTAAAAAACCAAGTGATGCCGTGAAGCTCGGTATCGGCTTTATTACAGAGGATCGCAAGGATGAAGGACTCATGCTGGATGCATCCATCCGGGAAAACATTGGTCTGCCAAACTTGGACAGCTTCTCTCCAAAGGGACTGATTGATAAGAAAAACGAACAGGATTTTGTTGACCTGCTCATTAAAAGACTGACGATTAAAACGGCTTCCTCTGAAACCTCTGCCCGAAGTCTCTCTGGTGGAAATCAGCAAAAAGTCGTCATTGCCAAGTGGATCGGCATCCAGCCAAAGGTCTTGATTTTAGATGAACCGACAAGAGGTGTCGATGTTGGAGCAAAACGAGAAATCTACCAGTTAATGAATGAACTGACCGATCGAGGTGTTGCCATTCTAATGGTCTCCTCTGAGCTCCCAGAAGTTCTAGGGATGAGCGATCGAGTGCTCGTCATTCATGAAGGAACCATCAGCGGAGAATTAAATAAAGCAGAAGCGACACAAGAACGAATTATGACACTAGCTACAGGAGGGAAGTAACATGAAACCACTTACTTCAAATGGACGATTTGACCACATCATGCAAAAACTTGGGCCATTCCTAG
Coding sequences:
- a CDS encoding Ger(x)C family spore germination protein — its product is MRHKYILTLLMCISLIFMPGCWDQNLLKNISLVLTSAVDQGEEDNAKFSITYRKVQQSQSMEQGNTGSYSTTVLTTEAPTLRKARTNFSRIVDQKIDISKMRVMLIGDEFAQNRLLPYLDMFYRDPKSPLLANLAVVQGGSCVELINQLLKEKLIVSDYLNNLITTASQSSLVAPKNIQNVRSKMLQTGEDFTLPLLHFDQSKQLISVKGVALFDNEKKKGELYGQDAILLTVMDGKMGSYATFTKKVRSDMKSKESNYITIQVTDAKRDIKIVNPDHRDLTFSLNYEFTTSVLEYPKDNLDTDKTIEILNKRLSAILTKEAEKVVASLQEANSDVLSLGRKYRVRHYDEYMKMNWVTDYPKVKIIPKIKVNITQTGITS
- a CDS encoding LacI family DNA-binding transcriptional regulator; the protein is MATIKDVAKAAQVSVATVSRVLNDTGYVHADTKTRVTQAMQELNYFPNEVARSLFKRESRLIGLILPDITNPFFPQLARGVEDEIHAHGFRLLFGNSDEDREKEMAYLQTFKQNQVVGVIAVTNEPESDLYHTDDLPVVFLDRSVPHAPSVFADAAAGGKMAAMELIRRGSRQITLLKGPAHLQTARQRFKGALDVLTEKGVDFHVMSNASFSFQEARKSAKALFQLYPETDGIIASNDIVATAVIHEALRFGKAIPEDVQIIGFDDIPQSELLFPSLSTIRQPAYEMGKEAAQLLMKAIQKQPIDQPVIQMPVSFIERETTRKVDSQ
- the rbsK gene encoding ribokinase → MSHIVVVGSCSMDLVVTSDKRPNAGETVLGESFKTVPGGKGANQAVASARLGADVYMVGRVGDDAYGQDIVSNLQEQGVRTSYMKPVTEMESGTAHIILAEGDNSIVVVKGANNEVTPDYVKDALSTIEDIGMVLIQQEIPEETVEAVCALCSEKEIPLILNPAPARKVPQQVLEQAAYITPNEHEAVLMFDGRPIEDALRQYPNKLLITEGKSGVRFFDGLKEVLVPGFPVEAVDTTGAGDTFNGALAVALTEGKSLYEALAFANLAASMSVTKFGAQGGMPTREELEKKK
- the rbsD gene encoding D-ribose pyranase — its product is MKKNGILNSHIAKVLADLGHTDTIVIADCGLPIPDGPIKIDLALSIGTPSFQEVTSLLLQEMAVEHMTVASEIKEANERDYLFLKKAFSQSIHDVDHETFKDMTKQAKAVIRTGEATPYANCILHAGVIF
- a CDS encoding sugar ABC transporter ATP-binding protein, yielding MNIEMHNIHKAFGKNTVLSGVSFDLATGEVHALMGENGAGKSTLMNLLTGLYSLDQGTIQIDGKETAFKNPKEAEQNGIAFIHQELNIWPDMTVLENLFIGKEIYTKLGLLDTKKMKKLAQTQLDRLSVNLSLDQEAGSCSVGQKQMIEIAKALMTDAKVIIMDEPTAALTDREIEKLFQVIESLKKEDVSIVYISHRMEEIFAICDRITIMRDGKTVDTKAIPETNFHEVVKKMVGRELTDRYPERTPSPGDIVLEVKQAARKGQFQDVSFSVKAGEIVGVAGLMGAGRTEMMRALFGLDPLDQGEIWVHGKKAVIKKPSDAVKLGIGFITEDRKDEGLMLDASIRENIGLPNLDSFSPKGLIDKKNEQDFVDLLIKRLTIKTASSETSARSLSGGNQQKVVIAKWIGIQPKVLILDEPTRGVDVGAKREIYQLMNELTDRGVAILMVSSELPEVLGMSDRVLVIHEGTISGELNKAEATQERIMTLATGGK